Proteins from a single region of Carassius carassius chromosome 37, fCarCar2.1, whole genome shotgun sequence:
- the ano11 gene encoding anoctamin-7: MLKKRNPEVLMDREVLLDLDYSGETHGPDSYGSLQNGGFIPPRYLNTAANDEDDDPIYVHCERTSSPPVYPSGNYFRDGQTKIDFVLVWEVKVRRKRRSQGRSQGEAAEEAVEVAQEESRSEKRKAQLARWRDRFIQNLQSAGLLMEKEESSSVKKAIHYLKLHAPWDVLVFYAEELCLRAPLQAQPHPDFNTSAQVLQKLWVPNIMKDSVPNRPVDYYTCAFRKSKMEKFLGSDDRENYFTNTQRHRIVYEILARTVYGRRKRAEVGVARLLNEGAFTGAFPLHEGPFELPGCDVQPDQLNKRQVLYHYWSNWLKWYKYQPLDHIREYFGEKIALYFAWLGFYTAWLLPAALVGTCVFVSGILTMGSNTPAKEICESGGLYLMCPLCETCKPWNISDICPMAKVGYLFDHPGTVFFSVFMSLWAVTFLEYWKRKNATLAHHWDCMDFHEEEEPPRPEFAAMAPAMEENPVTGVKEPYFPENARISRMLTGSMVIVIMLCVVMIFLVTVIIYRSIVSVMMFETGSSVLRTQAGNIANISSTLVNLALILLMGQVYTALAEQLTKWEMHRTQTQYEDAFTFKVFIFQFVNFYSSPFYVAFFKGRFVGYPGHYGTLFGMRNEDCGPGGCLIELAEQLCIIMVGKQLINNVQEFVIPKIKAWRQKRALSSVKKAQKAEQPKRWEQDYELIPCEGLFDEYLEIVLQFGFITIFVAAFPLAPLFALLNNWVEVRLDAHKFVCEYRRPVAERAQHIGVWFIILEALSHVSVIVNAFLIAFTSDFLPRLLYQYKFNNDLHGYVNFTLAYSPPSYNYSSHTVCRYKAFRDEDGKYTLVYWELLAVRLGFIIAFEHVVFFVLRVIDWMVPDIPESLELKIKRERYLAKQALADNQEALLQAKRLAT, from the exons ATGCTGAAGAAGAGGAACCCTGAGGTGCTGATGGACCGGGAGGTTCTTCTGGATCTGGACTATAGCGGCGAGACTCATGGTCCAGACAGTTATGGAAGCTTGCAAAATGGGGGCTTCATCCCTCCCAGATAT TTGAATACTGCTGctaatgatgaggatgatgaccCCATATATGTTCATTGTGAGCGGACCTCAAGCCCACCTGTCTACCCCTCAGGCAACTATTTCAGAGACGGCCAAACAAAAATAG ACTTTGTGCTGGTGTGGGAGGTGAAGGTACGTCGAAAGCGTCGAAGTCAGGGGCGGTCACAAGGGGAGGCTGCAGAGGAGGCAGTAGAAGTAGCACAGGAGGAGAGTAGGTCAGAGAAAAGAAAAGCTCAGCTGGCCCGATGGAGGGACAGATTCATCCAGAACCTCCAGAGTGCGGGACTGTTGATGGAAAAG GAGGAATCATCCAGTGTAAAAAAGGCTATACACTATCTGAAGCTCCATGCTCCATGGGATGTGTTGGTGTTCTACGCTGAGGAGCTATGTCTTAGAGCACCTCTGCAG GCACAGCCACACCCAGACTTCAACACTTCTGCTCAAGTTCTTCAGAAGCTCTGGGTGCCGAACATCATGAAAGACTCAGTCCCCAACCGTCCTGTGGACTACTACACATGTGCCTTCCGCAAGTCCAAAATGGAAAA GTTTCTGGGCTCTGATGACCGTGAAAACTACTTCACCAACACACAAAGACACCGCATT GTGTATGAAATCTTAGCAAGGACCGTGTATGGCAGGAGGAAGCGTGCAGAAGTTGGAGTCGCTCGTCTTCTGAATGAAGGGGCTTTTACTGGTGCATTCCCTCTGCATGAG ggcCCATTTGAGCTCCCAGGTTGTGACGTGCAGCCCGATCAGTTGAACAAGAGGCAGGTACTGTATCACTATTGGTCCAACTGGTTAAAATGGTATAAGTACCAGCCTCTGGATCACATCCGTGAATACTTTGGAGAGAAGATTGCGCTTTATTTTGCATGGTTGG GATTTTACACAGCCTGGCTTTTACCTGCTGCATTGGTTGGGACATGCGTCTTTGTTTCGGGTATTTTGACAATGGGATCCAATACCCCAGC GAAGGAAATCTGCGAGAGTGGAGGTCTTTATCTAATGTGTCCTCTGTGTGAAACCTGTAAACCCTGGAATATATCAGACATCTGTCCCATGGCCAAG GTGGGTTATCTGTTTGATCATCCTGGCACGGTCTTCTTCAGTGTGTTCATGTCTTTGTGGGCCGTCACGTTCCTAGAATACTGGAAACGCAAGAATGCCACTCTCGCTCATCACTGGGACTGCATGGATTTCCATGAAGAGGAG GAACCACCACGTCCTGAGTTTGCTGCGATGGCCCCTGCAATGGAAGAAAACCCAGTGACAGGAGTAAAGGAACCCTACTTTCCTGAAAATGCCCGGATTTCCCGCATGCTGACTGGCTCTATGGTCATTGTTATAATG CTGTGTGTAGTGATGATCTTCTTGGTCACAGTGATCATATACCGCAGTATAGTGAGCGTAATGATGTTTGAAACTGGGAGTTCTGTTCTGCGTACCCAG GCTGGGAATATTGCCAATATCTCCAGCACTTTGGTGAACCTGGCTTTGATCTTGCTGATGGGGCAGGTCTACACAGCACTAGCAGAACAGCTCACTAAATGGG AAATGCACAGAACACAGACACAATATGAAGATGCCTTTACATTCAAAGTCTTCATCTTCCAGTTTGTCAACTTTTACTCGTCACCCTTCTATGTAGCCTTCTTCAAGGGCAG ATTTGTGGGCTATCCTGGTCATTATGGCACACTGTTCGGGATGCGGAACGAggat TGTGGACCAGGAGGTTGTCTGATAGAACTGGCTGAGCAGCTCTGCATCATCATGGTGGGAAAACAACTTATCAACAATGTTCAGGAGTTTGTCATCCC TAAAATAAAGGCTTGGAGACAGAAACGAGCCTTATCgtctgtgaaaaaggcccagaaGGCAGAGCAGCCCAAGCGCTGGGAGCAAGACTATGAGTTGATTCCATGTGAGGGGCTTTTTGATGAGTATCTGGAGATTG TCCTGCAGTTTGGCTTCATCACCATATTTGTGGCGGCCTTTCCTCTGGCTCCTCTCTTTGCCCTGCTGAATAACTGGGTGGAAGTGAGGCTGGACGCTCATAAGTTTGTGTGTGAATACCGGAGACCCGTGGCGGAGCGAGCCCAGCACATCGGTGTGTGGTTCATCATACTGGAGGCGCTGTCCCACGTGTCTGTCATAGTCAAT GCTTTCCTCAttgcatttacctcagattttttGCCTCGCCTGTTGTACCAGTACAAGTTTAACAATGACCTGCATGGTTATGTCAACTTCACGCTGGCTTACTCTCCACCCAGTTATAACTACTCCAGTCATACTGTGTGCAG ATATAAAGCATTTCGGGATGAAGATGGAAAATACACGCTGGTGTATTGGGAGCTTCTGGCTGTAAGACTGGGCTTTATCATTGCCTTTGAG CATGTGGTGTTCTTCGTCCTGCGTGTCATCGACTGGATGGTTCCCGACATCCCTGAGTCCTTGGAGCTGAAGATCAAGCGGGAGCGTTACCTGGCTAAACAGGCTTTGGCTGATAACCAGGAGGCCCTGCTG CAAGCGAAGCGCCTCGCTACATGA